One segment of Rhipicephalus sanguineus isolate Rsan-2018 chromosome 6, BIME_Rsan_1.4, whole genome shotgun sequence DNA contains the following:
- the LOC119396403 gene encoding LYR motif-containing protein 2, producing the protein MAASFSTNASNAMTLKRFMLRQEVLKLYRDTLRTIRAVDDERQRRELQIWARHDFDSNKHVTEEDAIKMHIARGKLALKELQSSVHLSK; encoded by the exons ATGGCAGCCTCCTTCAGCACGAATGCTTCAAACGCGATGACGCTAAAGAGA TTCATGCTGAGGCAAGAGGTGCTCAAACTGTATCGTGACACGCTGCGAACGATACGCGCTGTGGACGACGAGCGGCAAAGGAGAGAGCTACAGATTTGGGCCAGGCACGATTTTGACAGCAACAAGCATGTTACAGAGGAG GATGCCATCAAGATGCATATTGCCCGAGGAAAACTGGCACTCAAAGAACTTCAGTCATCAGTGCATCTTTCCAAGTAG